A segment of the Candidatus Eisenbacteria bacterium genome:
CCTTGCGAGCCGCCTTCTTCACCGGCCTGCGCTTCGCCGCCTTCCGCTTCGCGACTTTCTTCTTCGCCGGCTTCTTGGCGGCGGGCTTCTTGGCGGCGGGCTTCCTGGCGGCCGGCTTCTTGGCGGCGGGCTTCTTCGCGGTCGGCTTCCTGGCCGCGGGCTTCTTGGCGACCGGAGCGGGCTTCGACGCCACGGGCTTCGCCACGACGAGCTTCGGAGTCGCGGCGGCCGGCGGCGCCGCTGCCGCAACGGCTTCCTGATTCAGGCGCCGGAAGTAGCGCTGCATGGGCTCGAAGTAGTAGTCGATCCAGCCGTCTTCGTACTTGTCGCCCTGGCCCATCGGCAGATCGGAATGATTCAGCGTGACGCGCGTGCCGAGCCCCTCGGGCTCGAACAGGACTTCGAGTCGCGAGTCCGCCGCTTCATCCGGGAACTCGGTGGTGCGCCACGTCTGCAGAATGCGCCGCGCGGGCTCGAGCTGAAGAATCATCCCGGTGATATACAGGTCCCACGACGTGATCTTCCCGCCGATCGTCGGCTCGACCGTCGCGCGGCCACCGGTCATGAGGCCGTGTTCGCGAGCATCGAGCCACGCGCGGTACGCACGCTCGGGCGGAACCGGAAAGTGAGCGGAAACGCGAAACGACTCGGTCGACATGGAGCCCTCCTGGCGCAGGTCGTGGGCGGGGCCGCAGCGAACCGACCCCAGTTGGCGGCATCATAGGCCGGCCCGCGCCCGGAATGCGACTCGAACCTGTCGTTCCGAATGTCAATCCTGCGGATCCAGCTCCCGAAGCGCCTCGTAGACCGGATTCCACAGGTCGCGAAGGGCCACCCAGACCAGCTCGTCCTCGTGCGGCAGCTCGCCCAGGAACACCGGCTGGCGCCGCGTGTCCCGGTAGAACTCGCTTCGATAGTCGGGACGGTAGCGCCCGCGGACGTCGCGATTCTCCTCGAGTCCGTCGAGAAAGGTGGGCAACGACCGGTCGCCGTAACGCTCCTTGAACCGCTTCTCCATGGCGTCGCAGCCGCGCGAGTCGGTGCGGCGCTGGTCCCCGGAGTAGAGCGCGTAGTCGTCGTGGCCCCCGGACGCCAGGTCCTTGCTCCACACGATGCGAGCGATCGCCTCGCGCGGCTCGACGCGCGTCACGATCGCCTCACCGGTCTTGACGTCGATGAGCTCGAGAACGCTGCTGACGCTCACCACTCGCTCACGGTCGATCACTCGCAGGTATTCCCGCTCCCAGCGGTACTGGGTGGTCCCGGAGGTGTCCCGGTAGGAACTCCGACGCCAGATCGGGAGGCTCTCGTCGGCGAGCGTCGTGTTGGTGCGCAACCCCGTCACGCGTCCCCACACCACACGCTGCGCTCCAAGCTGGCGACCCAGCGTGATCGCCTGGTCGCGCGTGAGCCCACGGGCCTGCGAGACCGTGAGTCGATCCTCGAGATCGCCAATCGGCAGGACGCGCGTGAACCGAAACGACGGCGAGCCTGCGCGCTTGCGCACTTCGTCACCGATGCGGGTCGCGAGACCCATCGCAAGGCCCGGGACTTCGACCTGGTCGTCGAACGGCAGCACCGCGATGCGGGTCACGGCGCGCTCGAACGCCTCGGGAATGCGTCGATCCACGTCGCGAAAGCCCGGCACGAACTCGGCGCACTCCTCGAAGCGCCGCACCGCTTCCTTGGGGCGTCCGTCCCGCAGACTCTGCGTCGCCTCGCGGTAGCGAATGCCCGCGGCGCCGCGCACGATGCGTTGCTCGGATTCGAGGTACGGCGCATCGCCGGGCAGCGTCACCGGGTAACGCGCGAACTCGGCGCGAAGCTCACGGAACTCGAGCGCCTTTCGGGCGGCCACTACCGTGTCGGCCGGGGCAAGGCGCAGGATGCGTCCCTTGTAGTCGTCGGACATCTGCGTGGCGACCGCCGCGAATGCATTGCGGGCCGCGGGATTTTCGGGCGACTTGTCGAGCGCGCGCCGCGCTTTCTCGTAGGCTTTGCGCAGGTCGCCGCGCTCGAGCGCTTCCTCGCTCTGGCGCGCGAGCCGATCGGGTCCGGCGCACGAGGCGAGCGCCAGTGCAACGCCCAGCGCCATCGCGATCACGACGCGCCCGCTAAGCTTCGCCATGCGCACCTCCGTGTGGGTCGGCGACCTCGGTCGCCGCGACGGCACCCGGTGCCGTCACCGCGTGGAATCCGAGCTGTCCGGCGTAGAGATCGCCCGCAGCGTGCCACACCATCGACACGAACAGCGAGCCGGTGGTCAGCACCGGCAGCGACAAGACCATGCCGGCGATCGCGGTTTGAAGCACTCCGCGCACGCCCTGATACGAATGCCCGATGCCGAACGCCAAAGACACTGCCCCGGCCGCAAGCAGCGGCGGCACGAACTGCGAACCGTAATGGAACAGGAATCCGCGGAACAGGATCTCTTCGCAGACTCCGGCGGTCAGCGACACGGCTCGAAAGCTCCGCAGCTCGGCGCGATCGTGCGGCAGCATGCGCTCGAGGGCCGCAAGGCGTCCGCGAAGTTGTGCGAGCGTCGCCGGATCATGGCGCACGCGCCTCACCTGAACGATCAGGAACCCGATCAGCAGCGCCGTCAGGGCGAGCCACCACGGTGCGAGCGGACCGCTCGGCAGGTCGAGACCGAGCGCCTGCCACGCGCGACCGCGCCACCACCAGAGTGCGGCGATCACCGCGACGAACGACCACTGCATCACGATCGCCTGGCCGTAGAGCTTTCGCCGCATGACGGGCACCTGCGGCACGGCGGCCTCGCGCAGACGCCGATAGCCGAAGGTCGCCGAGCGAATCGGAAAGAACACCACCAGCACCAGCGCGAGCGCGTGGTCGGCCCACACCAGTTGCGTCATCTGGAACGCTTGCGCTGGGTCCTGCGCTTCACGAAGCAGGTGACGAGATGGTCGTCGACCATGCCGATCGCCTGCATGTAGGCGTAACAGATGGTGCTGCCGACGAATCGGAAGCCGTGCTTCTTCAAGTCACGGCTCATCGCGTCGGACTCGGGCGTGCGGGGCGGAATGTCGCGCAGCGTGCGCCGTGCGTTGCGCAGGGGCTCGCCGTCCACGAAACGCCACAGATACGCATCGAAGCTGCCGAACTCACGCTGTACCTGGAGAAACGCGCGGGCGTTCGAGATCG
Coding sequences within it:
- a CDS encoding CPBP family intramembrane metalloprotease: MTQLVWADHALALVLVVFFPIRSATFGYRRLREAAVPQVPVMRRKLYGQAIVMQWSFVAVIAALWWWRGRAWQALGLDLPSGPLAPWWLALTALLIGFLIVQVRRVRHDPATLAQLRGRLAALERMLPHDRAELRSFRAVSLTAGVCEEILFRGFLFHYGSQFVPPLLAAGAVSLAFGIGHSYQGVRGVLQTAIAGMVLSLPVLTTGSLFVSMVWHAAGDLYAGQLGFHAVTAPGAVAATEVADPHGGAHGEA
- a CDS encoding DNA-3-methyladenine glycosylase I, with protein sequence FARFDPRKVARFEAADVRRLMADAGIVRNRLKIESAISNARAFLQVQREFGSFDAYLWRFVDGEPLRNARRTLRDIPPRTPESDAMSRDLKKHGFRFVGSTICYAYMQAIGMVDDHLVTCFVKRRTQRKRSR